In the genome of Mauremys mutica isolate MM-2020 ecotype Southern chromosome 8, ASM2049712v1, whole genome shotgun sequence, one region contains:
- the ZNF281 gene encoding zinc finger protein 281 yields the protein MKLGSGFLGGGGGSKRAAAMEPTFPPSMVMFNHRLPPVTSFTRAAAPPPAAQHPSQCVLPPPPPSAAASSSAAAETPAPPPSQDVTFKKEPAGAFPSSSSQRSPWGFLQSLVSIKQEKPSEEEQQQHYGGLFGGAGEERHPALGSGSGEGASQSVIQDLSLLHHLHHHPHRDLLLSGRSEGTPGGSDEPKHDGHGKKVKRPKPESQGIKAKRKQSASSKPPLAGDTEAAILSSSQKPHVCEHCSAAFRSSYHLRRHVLIHTGERPFQCSQCSMGFIQKYLLQRHEKIHSREKPFGCDQCSMKFIQKYHMERHKRTHSGEKPYKCDTCQQYFSRTDRLLKHRRTCGEAIGKAGAGMEPGSSNHNMGSLAVLSQGNTSSSRRKSKTKSISIDNKGHKSSNKVAESQVASNMTMQNYAVEIPVVSSSGGLVGAGMEELQKKVPKLVFKKGNRKNADKSYLNFVSPLPDIIGQKPLPGKQSGSLGIVTNTGVEAIGLLQNAGGKPGQISSNYDDAMQFSKKRRYLQTASSNSAFSINVGHMASQQSVIQSAGVSVMDNEAPLSLIDSTSLNTEMKSCHDKSGIPDEVLQSLLDQYSHKSEVQKEDPFSITEQRVDLHTSGEHSEMVQEENLSPNSQTSSNDKASMLQEYSKYLQQAFERTTNSTGFAFGPSFQFVSLSSTLHNHSLFQDKQIYTTSPLECGFSQSVTSVLPTALPKPPFGMLLGSQPGFYLSALEATHQQLTPSQELDDLIDSQKNLETSSNYQSTSQKLSSQKEQKNLESSTSFQIPPQELASQIDPQKDVEPRATYQIENFAQAFGSQFKLGSRVPMTFITNSNGEVDHRIRTSVSDFSGYTNMMSDVNEPCSTRVKTPTSQSYR from the coding sequence ATGAAACTCGGCAGCGGCTtcctcggcggcggcggcggcagcaagAGGGCGGCGGCCATGGAGCCCACCTTCCCCCCCAGCATGGTCATGTTCAACCACCGCCTCCCGCCGGTCACCAGCTTCACTCGGGCGGCCGCGCCCCCGCCGGCGGCCCAGCACCCCTCGCAGTGCGTCTtgccgccgcctcctccctccGCCGCCGCCTCTTCCTCTGCGGCGGCCGAGACTCCCGCGCCGCCCCCCTCTCAGGACGTGACTTTCAAGAAGGAGCCGGCTGGGGCTTTCCCTTCCTCTTCCtcgcagaggagcccctggggctTCCTCCAGTCGCTGGTGAGCATCAAGCAGGAGAAACCCAGCgaggaggaacagcagcagcactatGGGGGGCTGTTcggaggggctggggaggagaggcacccagccctgggcagtggcagtggggaaggagcCAGCCAGAGCGTGATTCAGGACCTCAGCCTCCTCCACCACCTGCACCACCATCCCCACCGGGACCTGTTACTGAGCGGCAGGAGCGAGGGCACCCCTGGGGGCTCCGATGAGCCAAAGCACGATGGCCACGGCAAGAAGGTGAAGAGGCCAAAGCCAGAATCTCAGGGAATCAAAGCCAAGCGCAAGCAGAGCGCCTCATCCAAACCCCCACTGGCGGGAGACACAGAAGCTGCCATCTTGTCCTCAAGTCAGAAACCTCATGTCTGTGAACACTGCAGCGCTGCCTTCAGGAGCTCCTATCACTTGCGCAGACATGTGCTCATTCACACTGGGGAAAGGCCTTTCCAGTGCAGCCAGTGCAGCATGGGTTTCATCCAGAAGTACTTGCTCCAGAGACACGAGAAGATTCACAGTAGGGAGAAGCCATTTGGATGTGACCAGTGCAGCATGAAATTCATCCAGAAGTACCATATGGAGAGACACAAGAGAACACATAGTGGAGAAAAGCCATACAAATGTGACACTTGTCAGCAGTATTTTTCAAGGACTGATAGACTGTTGAAGCACAGACGAACATGTGGTGAAGCCATAGGTAAAGCAGGTGCGGGAATGGAACCTGGATCATCAAATCACAACATGGGGAGCCTGGCTGTGTTGTCTCAGGGAAATACAAGTTCTTCAAGgagaaaaagtaaaacaaaaagtaTATCCATTGATAACAAAGGACATAAGTCTAGTAATAAAGTAGCTGAATCACAAGTTGCAAGTAATATGACCATGCAGAATTATGCAGTAGAAATTCCTGTTGTGTCTTCCAGTGGTGGCTTAGTTGGTGCTGGCATGGAAGAATTACAAAAAAAGGTGCCAAAGTTGGTCttcaaaaaaggaaacagaaaaaatGCAGACAAGAGTTACCTTAATTTTGTGTCACCATTACCAGATATTATTGGGCAAAAACCATTGCCTGGGAAACAAAGTGGCTCTCTTGGTATAGTAACCAATACTGGTGTAGAAGCTATTGGCCTTCTTCAAAATGCAGGTGGAAAACCAGGTCAAATAAGTAGCAATTATGATGATGCCATGCAGTTTTCAAAGAAAAGAAGATATTTGCAAACCGCCAGCAGTAACAGTGCCTTTTCTATAAATGTTGGACATATGGCCTCCCAACAGTCTGTCATCCAGTCTGCAGGTGTAAGTGTTATGGATAATGAAGCCCCATTATCTCTTATTGATTCAACATCTCTAAATACTGAAATGAAGTCTTGCCATGACAAGTCTGGAATTCCTGATGAAGTCTTGCAGAGTCTTTTGGACCAGTACTCTCACAAGTCAGAAGTCCAGAAGGAAGATCCTTTCAGTATAACTGAACAGCGTGTAGACTTGCACACCTCGGGAGAACATTCAGAGATGGTTCAAGAAGAAAATTTGAGCCCAAACTCTCAAACATCTTCAAATGATAAGGCAAGCATGTTGCAAGAATACTCTAAATACCTCCAACAGGCTTTTGAAAGAACGACCAATAGCACTGGTTTTGCTTTTGGGCCCAGTTTCCAATTTGTTAGTTTGTCTTCAACTCTCCATAACCACAGTTTGTTTCAAGACAAACAGATATACACTACATCTCCTCTTGAGTGTGGCTTCAGCCAGTCTGTTACCTCAGTGTTGCCAACTGCATTGCCAAAGCCTCCTTTTGGGATGTTGCTTGGATCTCAACCAGGTTTTTATTTATCTGCTTTGGAGGCTACACATCAACAGTTGACTCCTTCTCAAGAGCTGGATGATCTGATAGATTCACAGAAAAATTTAGAGACTTCATCAAACTACCAGTCTACATCTCAGAAATTGAGTAGCCAGAAGGAACAGAAAAATTTAGAATCTTCAACAAGCTTTCAGATTCCACCTCAGGAGTTAGCTAGCCAGATAGATCCCCAGAAGGATGTAGAGCCTAGAGCAACATACCAGATTGAGAACTTTGCACAAGCGTTTGGTTCTCAATTTAAGTTGGGCAGCAGGGTGCCAATGACTTTTATCACTAACTCTAATGGAGAAGTGGACCATAGAATAAGGACTTCAGTGTCAGATTTCTCAGGGTATACAAATATGATGTCTGATGTAAATGAGCCATGTAGTACAAGAGTAAAGACCCCTACCAGCCAAAGTTACAGGTAA